From the Francisella frigiditurris genome, one window contains:
- a CDS encoding disulfide bond formation protein B, which translates to MEVRRKILNTLDSIAIIGLTIVLCMAFYYQLFLNELPCALCVFQRIALCLLTFGLTLNLIHGNQSKHYFFVVLVAVLNASMALTQILLHIVPGTGNYGDAFLSLHMYTWNFIISAVFIIYSAVAGLFSPNEKIDIKVPLICKIAVTLIIILTLANTISVFIECGPHLCPSDPENYWLLTKKL; encoded by the coding sequence ATGGAAGTCAGGAGAAAAATTTTAAATACTTTAGATTCTATAGCAATAATAGGATTAACTATCGTTCTTTGCATGGCCTTTTATTATCAACTTTTTTTAAATGAGTTACCATGTGCTTTATGTGTATTTCAAAGAATTGCTCTTTGTTTATTAACATTTGGACTTACTCTAAATCTTATCCATGGCAATCAATCAAAGCATTATTTTTTTGTAGTACTAGTTGCTGTATTAAATGCGAGTATGGCTCTTACTCAAATACTACTTCATATTGTTCCAGGCACGGGCAATTATGGAGATGCTTTTCTATCTCTACATATGTATACATGGAATTTCATAATAAGCGCTGTATTTATAATATATTCAGCAGTTGCAGGATTATTTAGCCCAAATGAAAAAATAGATATTAAAGTTCCTCTTATATGTAAAATAGCAGTTACCTTAATAATTATATTAACCTTAGCCAATACAATTAGTGTTTTTATTGAGTGCGGACCTCATCTTTGCCCTTCTGATCCTGAAAATTATTGGCTTTTAACAAAAAAATTATAA
- a CDS encoding uroporphyrinogen-III synthase, whose protein sequence is MVKVADILICRPEKDAKVLRDILIEHNITSVILPTVSIDYLDFSFDKRVFTDIIFTSKYAVQGFFDVYDEVVLNNIKIWAIGESTAKVLLGKNLLVNYPEKYNSEALYDLLSINGFDGKKIALVSGEGGNDFLEKTLSKNVECKKIKTYKRDFQNPEQLLEKYNHYFHNKSPKIIVTTSLDVFNALNTIFPINSKPINSIVTITSTKMLECVTAEGFKKTLFLEKVDNQSICDVIKKFFERN, encoded by the coding sequence ATGGTCAAAGTGGCAGATATACTGATTTGTCGTCCAGAAAAAGATGCAAAAGTTTTAAGAGATATTTTAATTGAGCATAATATTACTTCTGTAATATTACCCACAGTTTCAATTGATTATTTAGATTTTTCTTTTGATAAAAGAGTCTTTACGGATATTATTTTTACTAGTAAGTATGCGGTACAAGGTTTTTTTGACGTATATGATGAAGTTGTTCTTAATAATATTAAAATATGGGCGATAGGAGAGAGTACAGCAAAAGTTCTTTTAGGAAAAAATCTCTTAGTTAACTATCCAGAAAAATATAATTCTGAAGCGCTGTATGATCTTTTATCAATAAATGGGTTTGATGGTAAAAAGATAGCTTTAGTTAGTGGAGAAGGTGGAAATGACTTTTTAGAGAAAACTCTTTCAAAAAATGTCGAGTGCAAAAAAATTAAAACATATAAGCGAGATTTTCAAAATCCAGAACAATTATTAGAAAAATATAATCATTATTTTCATAATAAATCTCCTAAAATAATAGTTACGACAAGTCTAGATGTGTTTAATGCTTTAAATACAATTTTTCCTATAAATTCAAAACCTATAAATTCTATAGTTACAATAACAAGCACAAAAATGCTAGAATGTGTAACAGCAGAGGGCTTTAAAAAGACTTTATTTTTAGAAAAAGTTGATAATCAAAGCATTTGTGATGTTATTAAGAAGTTTTTTGAAAGGAATTAA
- a CDS encoding proline--tRNA ligase encodes MKASQALIATTKELPKEAVLISHQYMLKAGLIKKLASGVYTWLPMGLKVLQKVQNIVREEMNKSGASELLLPSILPSELLQETHRWDKFGPELLKLKDRHDRDFCYGPTHEEPIVDMARSVIKSYKQLPLNLYQIQTKFRDEIRPRFGVMRAREFIMKDSYSFHENSECLHNTYQTMYETYSNILNKIGLKYRPVKADTGAIGGDNSHEFQVLANAGEDIICYSNGSEYAANIELATYARPNLNSRTNSNNIIEKIYTPNMKTIEKLCNEMKLDVKKSIKTMVIKDKDNNFFALVIRGDHELNETKINKLPQISAPYTMATREEIFSLFNANPGSLGIVNCPIQIIADYSAMMITDICCGANEDDYHYMNVNWDRDVKDYETSDIRNVVEGDVSPDNKGSLQLTNGIEVGHIFELEDIYSKPMKAEIIGPDGKSKPILMGCYGFGVSRVVAAAIEQSYDENGIIWPEAIAPYQVAILPINYTKSDEVKKVADELYADLISQGIEVLLDDRGARPGVMFADADLIGISHHVIIGDRLLEQGLIEYKNRKTQEKQEITIQELNKILK; translated from the coding sequence ATGAAAGCCTCTCAAGCACTTATCGCTACAACCAAAGAACTTCCAAAAGAAGCTGTTCTTATTAGTCATCAATATATGCTAAAAGCTGGTTTAATTAAAAAGCTAGCTTCAGGAGTTTATACGTGGCTGCCTATGGGATTAAAAGTACTACAAAAAGTACAAAATATTGTTCGCGAAGAGATGAATAAATCTGGAGCAAGTGAACTTCTTTTACCAAGTATACTTCCGTCAGAGCTTTTGCAAGAAACTCATAGATGGGATAAATTTGGACCAGAACTACTAAAACTGAAAGATAGACATGATAGAGACTTCTGTTATGGCCCAACTCATGAAGAACCTATTGTTGATATGGCTAGAAGCGTTATAAAGAGCTATAAGCAACTTCCATTAAACCTTTATCAAATACAAACTAAATTTAGAGATGAGATTCGCCCAAGGTTTGGTGTTATGAGAGCAAGAGAATTTATTATGAAGGACTCATACTCTTTCCATGAGAATTCTGAATGTTTGCATAACACATATCAAACAATGTATGAAACTTATTCAAATATCCTTAATAAAATAGGCTTAAAATACCGTCCAGTTAAAGCAGATACTGGTGCTATCGGTGGAGATAATAGCCATGAGTTTCAAGTATTAGCAAATGCTGGTGAAGATATCATATGCTATAGTAATGGAAGTGAGTATGCAGCAAATATTGAGCTTGCTACTTATGCTAGACCAAATTTAAACTCAAGAACCAATTCTAATAATATTATTGAGAAAATTTACACTCCAAATATGAAGACTATCGAAAAGCTTTGTAATGAGATGAAGCTTGATGTCAAAAAATCAATAAAAACGATGGTTATAAAAGATAAGGATAATAATTTCTTTGCTCTAGTCATTCGTGGAGATCATGAATTAAATGAAACAAAGATAAATAAACTTCCACAAATATCTGCCCCATATACAATGGCAACTCGTGAAGAAATTTTTTCACTTTTTAATGCTAATCCAGGTTCACTAGGAATAGTTAACTGCCCTATCCAAATCATAGCTGATTATAGCGCTATGATGATTACTGATATTTGCTGTGGTGCTAATGAAGATGACTATCACTATATGAATGTAAATTGGGATAGGGATGTTAAGGATTATGAAACTTCTGATATTAGAAATGTAGTTGAAGGCGATGTTTCTCCTGATAATAAAGGCTCCTTACAATTAACTAATGGAATAGAAGTTGGACACATCTTTGAACTTGAAGACATATATTCAAAACCTATGAAAGCTGAAATTATAGGACCTGATGGAAAAAGCAAACCAATACTAATGGGATGTTATGGTTTTGGTGTAAGCCGTGTAGTTGCTGCTGCTATTGAACAATCTTATGATGAGAATGGGATAATCTGGCCAGAAGCTATAGCCCCATATCAAGTTGCTATACTACCTATAAACTATACAAAATCTGATGAAGTAAAAAAAGTAGCTGATGAACTGTATGCTGACTTAATATCACAAGGTATAGAAGTGCTATTGGATGATAGAGGTGCTAGACCAGGAGTGATGTTTGCTGATGCAGATTTGATAGGCATATCTCATCACGTGATAATTGGTGACAGATTATTAGAGCAAGGTTTAATTGAATATAAGAACCGCAAGACTCAAGAAAAACAAGAAATAACTATTCAAGAACTTAATAAAATACTAAAATAA
- a CDS encoding tyrosine-type recombinase/integrase — MNIAIKAIDKLDIGDDSKKRKLRILDKDIKPIFGSRYIDTIKTYEIAKFIEKFGSVPSAQRKKKDLFSNIYQYAVARGFVEHNIVKDISGVLSRERGDNYAYIDPIKQKAWFSQMLNDFDSYPGDIITKGALQILPYLAFRPGIVLSLEWKEINDNEHGKHLVIPAAKMKGSQHSKRKGPDFIQPLSKQAYKILMDLKERFYKEDGCIFSIDGKKPITHNALRQGLQDTLGYNGLNNKPKQTPHGFRHIFTTGVEHLAGKHGWRELATEYCLAHVSDNKVKNAYNGYEYIDERINIMQTWADYIDNIKANSNVTKLEDIR, encoded by the coding sequence ATGAATATAGCTATTAAAGCTATAGATAAACTAGATATTGGTGATGATAGTAAGAAAAGGAAGCTAAGAATATTAGATAAAGATATAAAGCCAATATTTGGTAGTAGATATATTGATACTATTAAAACTTATGAAATTGCTAAATTTATTGAAAAATTCGGAAGTGTTCCATCAGCTCAAAGAAAAAAGAAAGATTTATTCTCAAATATTTATCAGTATGCAGTAGCTAGAGGCTTTGTTGAGCATAATATAGTTAAAGATATTAGTGGAGTATTGTCTAGAGAAAGGGGAGATAATTACGCATATATAGACCCTATAAAGCAAAAAGCTTGGTTTAGCCAAATGCTTAATGATTTTGATAGCTATCCTGGAGATATAATAACCAAGGGAGCTTTACAAATATTACCTTATTTAGCTTTTAGACCGGGTATAGTTCTAAGTCTTGAGTGGAAAGAAATTAATGATAATGAACATGGTAAGCATTTAGTTATTCCTGCTGCTAAAATGAAAGGCTCACAACATAGTAAAAGAAAAGGACCTGATTTTATACAACCATTAAGTAAACAGGCTTATAAAATCTTAATGGATTTAAAAGAGAGGTTTTACAAAGAAGATGGTTGTATATTTAGTATAGATGGTAAAAAGCCTATAACACACAATGCTTTAAGACAAGGGCTTCAAGATACATTAGGATATAATGGTTTAAATAATAAGCCTAAACAAACACCTCATGGCTTTAGACATATATTTACAACAGGAGTAGAACATTTAGCTGGTAAGCATGGTTGGAGAGAGCTTGCTACTGAATATTGTTTAGCTCATGTTAGTGATAATAAAGTTAAGAATGCTTATAATGGCTATGAGTATATAGATGAGAGAATTAATATTATGCAGACTTGGGCTGACTATATAGATAATATTAAGGCTAATTCTAATGTAACAAAGCTGGAGGATATAAGATGA
- a CDS encoding SPOR domain-containing protein → MRDLSKLDIPKKKQEEEVQQKQEVKNTKKKKLVIVIVVLLLAVAVGSKIINKHLKNKKAEEAKTIAESTESSQPSKEVSQKTDEQNTENSDDKANFNKDLDIKNADKMTFTFYNKLKNETVEVDAVPSSERAQYKYTYIFQVASFRNMNETKYYTQKMESVGLKPKFEEVGNWIRMYIGPYDSQRAMAPDIIKLQKVGINMGFTREINKVKIEPEDQKKNDDSKENANNKKDNKDKAN, encoded by the coding sequence ATGAGAGATCTTTCAAAACTAGATATTCCTAAGAAAAAACAGGAAGAAGAAGTACAACAGAAACAAGAAGTTAAAAATACTAAGAAAAAAAAATTAGTAATAGTTATTGTTGTTTTATTATTAGCAGTGGCTGTTGGATCAAAAATAATAAACAAACATCTAAAAAACAAAAAGGCTGAAGAAGCTAAAACAATAGCTGAATCTACAGAAAGTAGTCAACCATCTAAAGAAGTCTCTCAAAAAACAGATGAACAAAATACCGAAAATAGTGATGATAAAGCTAATTTCAATAAAGATCTTGATATTAAAAATGCTGATAAAATGACATTTACTTTTTACAACAAACTAAAAAATGAGACTGTTGAAGTAGATGCTGTTCCTTCTAGTGAAAGAGCCCAATATAAGTATACATATATTTTCCAAGTAGCTTCTTTCAGAAATATGAATGAAACAAAATATTATACTCAAAAAATGGAAAGTGTTGGCTTAAAACCAAAATTTGAAGAAGTTGGCAACTGGATAAGAATGTATATAGGACCATATGACAGTCAAAGAGCTATGGCTCCAGATATTATAAAACTACAAAAAGTTGGCATTAACATGGGCTTCACTAGAGAAATAAACAAGGTCAAAATAGAGCCTGAAGATCAGAAAAAAAATGATGACTCAAAAGAGAATGCCAATAATAAAAAAGACAACAAAGATAAAGCTAACTAA
- a CDS encoding aminotransferase class I/II-fold pyridoxal phosphate-dependent enzyme: MIKAKPYLDTTPFVYGKMATMAAQHNAVSFTQGAPDFDTPEWFIDKTTYYMKKGFNQYAPIPGAPKLRQAIKEKVKICYDTNVDVDNIIITSGAGEAIYAVLTSYIEKGDEVIFFDPTYDPYNSVTLMNQGIPVRLKLQESGKIDVKAIANAITDKTKVIILNSPHNPMGTVISKEEYQEIAKIIKGKDILLFADEVYEHIYAGDEFTSALEIPELRDQLVVFQSLGKTFNLTGWRIGICIAPKAVIEYIIVVKQVSSFSPSHPMQLALADGIVEHPEYYLNLNKIYKKQNALLREKLKNSQFKLLAWEGSPFQILDYRGISDENDMEFCTRLIKEYGVGLIPCSSFYEKPEHGLLRLCFAKKDDAIIKGAEILCKI, from the coding sequence ATGATAAAAGCAAAACCATATTTAGATACTACCCCATTTGTATATGGAAAAATGGCTACAATGGCCGCTCAACATAATGCTGTTAGTTTTACTCAAGGTGCTCCTGATTTTGATACTCCTGAATGGTTTATTGATAAAACAACTTATTATATGAAAAAAGGGTTTAACCAATATGCCCCTATTCCTGGCGCTCCTAAGTTACGTCAAGCTATAAAAGAAAAAGTCAAAATCTGTTATGACACTAATGTAGATGTTGACAATATTATAATAACCTCAGGTGCTGGAGAAGCTATATACGCTGTTTTAACTTCATATATTGAAAAAGGAGATGAAGTTATATTCTTTGATCCAACTTATGATCCATATAATAGCGTTACTCTCATGAACCAAGGTATTCCTGTAAGATTAAAACTTCAAGAAAGTGGTAAAATAGATGTAAAAGCTATTGCCAATGCTATTACAGATAAAACTAAGGTAATTATTCTAAACTCGCCTCATAACCCTATGGGTACTGTTATTTCTAAAGAGGAATATCAAGAGATAGCTAAAATTATAAAAGGCAAAGATATCCTACTGTTTGCTGATGAGGTATATGAACATATATATGCTGGTGATGAATTCACTAGTGCTTTAGAAATTCCTGAATTACGTGATCAACTTGTAGTATTCCAGTCTCTTGGTAAAACATTCAATCTGACAGGATGGCGCATTGGAATCTGCATTGCTCCTAAAGCTGTTATTGAATATATTATAGTAGTAAAGCAAGTCAGCTCATTTTCCCCATCACATCCAATGCAGCTAGCTTTAGCTGATGGTATTGTAGAACATCCTGAATACTATTTAAATTTAAATAAAATTTATAAAAAGCAAAATGCTTTACTTAGAGAAAAATTAAAAAACTCTCAATTTAAATTATTGGCGTGGGAAGGCTCTCCTTTCCAGATACTAGATTATAGAGGCATATCAGATGAGAATGATATGGAGTTTTGTACTCGCTTAATTAAAGAGTATGGAGTTGGACTAATTCCTTGCTCTTCTTTTTATGAAAAACCTGAACATGGACTGTTAAGGTTATGCTTTGCTAAAAAGGATGACGCTATCATTAAAGGAGCTGAGATATTATGCAAAATTTAA
- a CDS encoding heme biosynthesis protein HemY gives MLKIFKFIVIIALATVLGLLVSKYDGYVMIVVAGKVIKLNLVFFSLSILVLIFLLFFAYRLVCVLVNIPIALGKWFLGLFSANKEQKFADIISGVSLGNKDKILNINLSKLKKTVPKDLQEYITFAKLKLIAEAEKAEDLEKEVVKLDPKSFIYRYFLIYTQALRHQYHEATLGINGLLLNEKRKEFKKEIVSLAVKIAIAKQDSEFAFKLLDRYSDIIQDEVRKDLAILTLTGATNLSDLKKTYNDFDQLSDDVEIAYASKLLKFDELKSAEKVLKKLIRSENVNPSALYIYVTAFSTNLSRVFSKVCNDENTNIDSMLVLLELAMIKSEKDIFKDTNEYIEKNFAEKMSVQQREKYNHILCKFFIKNGGASGIDLSVSKLVYSDQEEHDAN, from the coding sequence ATGCTAAAGATTTTTAAATTTATAGTAATAATAGCTTTAGCGACTGTTTTGGGCTTATTGGTTTCAAAATATGATGGCTATGTAATGATAGTGGTTGCTGGAAAAGTGATTAAATTGAATCTTGTGTTTTTCAGCTTATCAATATTGGTCTTAATATTTTTACTTTTCTTTGCATATAGATTGGTATGTGTTTTAGTAAATATTCCTATAGCTTTAGGGAAGTGGTTTTTAGGTCTCTTTTCAGCGAATAAGGAGCAAAAGTTTGCTGATATAATTTCTGGAGTATCTTTAGGTAATAAAGATAAGATCTTAAATATAAATCTTTCAAAATTAAAGAAGACTGTTCCTAAAGATCTACAAGAGTATATAACTTTTGCTAAATTAAAGTTAATAGCAGAAGCTGAGAAGGCAGAGGACTTAGAAAAAGAGGTAGTTAAATTAGATCCTAAAAGTTTTATATATAGGTACTTTTTAATTTATACGCAAGCTTTAAGACATCAGTATCACGAAGCAACACTGGGTATAAATGGTCTTCTTTTAAATGAGAAAAGAAAAGAGTTTAAAAAAGAGATTGTTTCACTTGCTGTGAAAATTGCTATAGCTAAACAAGATTCGGAATTTGCTTTTAAACTATTAGATAGATATTCAGATATCATCCAAGATGAAGTGAGAAAAGACTTAGCTATTCTTACATTAACTGGGGCTACAAATTTAAGTGATCTTAAAAAAACATATAATGATTTTGATCAGTTAAGTGATGATGTTGAAATAGCATATGCTAGTAAATTATTAAAGTTTGATGAACTTAAAAGTGCAGAAAAAGTTTTGAAAAAACTTATACGATCTGAAAATGTTAATCCATCAGCTTTGTATATTTATGTAACAGCGTTTAGTACTAATTTATCTAGAGTATTTAGTAAGGTTTGTAATGATGAAAATACTAATATAGATAGTATGTTAGTATTGTTAGAGTTAGCAATGATTAAGTCTGAGAAAGATATTTTTAAAGATACAAACGAGTATATAGAAAAAAACTTTGCTGAAAAAATGAGCGTTCAGCAAAGAGAAAAGTATAATCATATCTTATGTAAGTTCTTTATAAAGAATGGTGGCGCATCGGGTATAGATTTATCTGTTTCAAAATTAGTTTATAGTGATCAGGAAGAGCATGATGCAAATTAA
- a CDS encoding MBL fold metallo-hydrolase, with the protein MQIKRWFLDNSLRNYQYVIYDDVNAIVVDPLRADIYSDFLNSKKLQLKAILVTHKHGDHIAGVNKLLEEFPSAKVYAFEENDRFKPDVYVKEGDNLDLGFCKIKVFYTPGHIADHVCYLFDDEKALFCGDTLFNAGVGGVQAATANVKDLYHSISKLVKLDRDIRLYPAHDYWEGNLAFALSILPNDEAFLHYKETVVPLVADHKPIVTLSEESKFNIFIRSLSDNKLSDALPNYKLGQEMFIKLRDLKNNF; encoded by the coding sequence ATGCAAATTAAAAGATGGTTCTTAGATAATAGTTTAAGAAATTATCAGTATGTTATTTATGATGATGTAAATGCTATTGTTGTAGACCCATTAAGAGCTGATATATATAGTGATTTTTTAAATAGTAAAAAATTACAATTAAAAGCTATTTTAGTAACTCATAAACATGGTGATCATATAGCTGGAGTAAATAAACTTCTAGAAGAATTTCCTTCAGCTAAGGTTTATGCTTTTGAGGAAAATGATAGATTTAAGCCAGATGTTTATGTGAAAGAAGGTGATAATCTTGATTTAGGATTTTGTAAAATTAAGGTTTTCTATACACCTGGACATATAGCAGATCATGTTTGTTATTTGTTCGATGATGAGAAGGCTTTATTTTGTGGAGACACATTGTTTAATGCTGGAGTTGGCGGAGTTCAAGCGGCGACAGCAAATGTTAAAGATCTTTATCACTCCATATCCAAATTAGTTAAGCTTGATCGAGATATAAGGCTATATCCAGCACATGATTATTGGGAAGGAAACTTAGCCTTTGCATTAAGTATTCTGCCTAATGATGAAGCTTTTTTGCATTACAAAGAAACAGTAGTTCCTCTTGTGGCAGACCACAAACCCATAGTAACTCTTTCTGAGGAAAGTAAATTTAATATATTTATTAGGTCTTTAAGTGACAATAAGCTAAGTGATGCTTTACCTAATTATAAGTTGGGTCAAGAAATGTTTATTAAATTGAGAGATTTGAAGAATAATTTTTAG
- a CDS encoding SufE family protein, with translation MANDVEIRQQEVVEELFFFEDWEDKYDYVISLGKQLPIFPEDKKIPENIVKGCQSQVWFDYEYSEGRLHFIATSDALIVSGLIGLLLRVYNDARPKDIVESNISFISEIGFSNNLSATRANGLKSMLDFIYITANKYN, from the coding sequence ATGGCTAATGACGTTGAGATAAGACAGCAAGAAGTTGTTGAGGAATTGTTTTTTTTTGAAGACTGGGAAGATAAGTATGATTATGTTATTTCTTTAGGTAAACAGCTGCCTATTTTTCCAGAAGATAAAAAAATTCCTGAAAATATAGTAAAAGGTTGCCAATCACAAGTTTGGTTTGATTATGAATATAGTGAAGGAAGGCTTCATTTTATAGCAACTAGTGATGCTCTGATTGTATCAGGACTTATAGGACTTTTGTTAAGGGTCTATAATGATGCTAGGCCTAAAGATATAGTAGAGTCTAATATTAGCTTTATATCAGAAATAGGTTTTAGTAATAATTTAAGTGCTACAAGAGCTAATGGACTTAAATCAATGTTAGACTTTATATATATAACAGCTAATAAATATAATTAA